CCAGGGCAACGTTCGCCAGATTGATGTATATGCTCGGATTATCTTCAGCAGCGTGGATTATAGGATCCATGAGACTGTGCACAGCATCACCCCTTTTTTCTGTACTGTTTTTTTCCTCAGTCATGTTCCTTATGAAGCCAATAGAGTCTGTAATTGTCTGATTCTGACCATTCACTTCGACAGGACCAACTGCAGTTAAAAGGGCATCAATTGCATCGGGTGTTACCATAACAACTGCATCTGTTTTTATTCCTTTGTTGTACTCAACTATTTCCTGTGCCTGTTGGGCACCTTCCTCGGTGCTCACACCGTACAATGAGTCGTGAAGCAGCATGTTACCTGTACCCAGTTCTGGTGGTTCTGTTAGGTTAGAGCTTCTCATTCCTCCAGGATAGATGGATGTTACATTCTTTACATTTCCATCCACAACGTAAACTGCAAAGGCCATATCAACAGATCCCATGCCCTCGGTTCCATTGTCCTCTGTTGGATCAACACACAAGAGCAGGATGTTATGTTCACCTTTCATAGTGTTTGCTGATGATGGCTGTTCATATTCATAAATAACAAAGGCTGCTGCTCCAACCAAAAATATTAGAATCGCAGCTAAAATTACTTTTAAACCTTTTCCCAGACGATACTTCTTTCTGCGCCCTCTTTTGAATTCAATTCTTTTTTTAGGTTCTTCAAAAGTTCTTTTTTCTAATCTTCTTTTTTTTGGTTTTGGCGGTTTTTTTTTAAAAATCATAAAAGATCCTCAAGAATTATACTCAATGAGTTTTTTAAAATCCTGAAAAATCCTCAAGATGTATACTAAAGTAAAATTAATGACATCCAAGTATATAAATCATACTAATGCAATGTTTTGGGGGTACGATCCACAAGTTTTTGAAGCTATTACAACTAAATTTTGTCTTTAATATTATCAGTAACCTCTCAATGAGTGTATTTATCAAAGAAAAAAGGGAAAATATGGTCTACACTGGTTTTATCCTTTAAAAAAATCCTATTAAAAATAGGATAGAAATTATTAATGTATGATCAACTGGTTGACATATACCTAATTTTACTGCTCAAGGGTACTATTGCTGTCGCCAGTACCA
The Methanobacterium aggregans DNA segment above includes these coding regions:
- a CDS encoding DUF4012 domain-containing protein, which encodes MIFKKKPPKPKKRRLEKRTFEEPKKRIEFKRGRRKKYRLGKGLKVILAAILIFLVGAAAFVIYEYEQPSSANTMKGEHNILLLCVDPTEDNGTEGMGSVDMAFAVYVVDGNVKNVTSIYPGGMRSSNLTEPPELGTGNMLLHDSLYGVSTEEGAQQAQEIVEYNKGIKTDAVVMVTPDAIDALLTAVGPVEVNGQNQTITDSIGFIRNMTEEKNSTEKRGDAVHSLMDPIIHAAEDNPSIYINLANVALDQYNKGNIRVVPGDLVAQFAVSKSVHSII